Below is a window of Quercus robur chromosome 6, dhQueRobu3.1, whole genome shotgun sequence DNA.
GTGGTGCTGCAAAAGGCAGGCTGACAAATGAGAAGATCAGTACGTTGTGAAGGTTGAAGCAACTGTTGCTGCACATATAAGGAAGAAGGGTTGAGAAATTGACAACTTGATGGAACTTCCAGCTGATGTACTACCTTCTGTTGATGGCACGGTTTTAGATCCACTTCCTACACAAGTGAACCACCAATgaacaaattaagaaaataaataaataaatccaatgATGTTTCATTGATGAGTATAAATTTAATAGAACTTGTTCAATGTCACTTATTTCTTAAGGTTCTTTGTAAGGATTGAACTTTTTGAATCTAGAATTTGGTTTGTATAAGTCAAAATTTGATTGATCATGATAATTTTGCACAATCGAACAAATGATGAAGCAGTTTGTACCTGAATCCGAAGATGTTGGTGATCCTGCAGGAGAGTTGGATGGTGAAGCAGCTGCCGATATTCAAAAGTTAGCATAGATGAAAATGATGCTCGTTTATGAGAATTTTAAATCCATCCACAAGCTAAACAAGCAGTTTTGATGggtaaattactaattttaacaGTTAAAATATGGGCTCTTACCATTACAGCTACTGAGAGGTGGGGTCTGAACATTACAAGCACCAGGCAAGGCTAGAGCCTGAGTTTGGTTGATGTTGATCCCCAATGAGGAGCTACCTCCATTAAGGACTTGGCACAAGCATTGTGGTTGTGAGCGGACTACACTAGCAAGCTGTGAGCAGCAGCCTGAAGATGGGGTTGAGGTGTTGCCAGTAATGTAGTTAAGGCATGGTGACATACTGATGATCACATTTGTACAACTCGACTGAGCCGAAGCTCCTGCCCAGAGCATAGTCACCAAGACTAGGACCAGACCCATCTGCATTTTTGTAAAAGCCATTGGAATTGGATGCTCTCAAGTTCAAATATAAGCTGGAAATGCCTGTGGATTTCTGTTATCTTGTAGCACTTAACTGACTTAAGTTTTGATTGGTTTGGTGGAGAAGGGGAGAGAGATGTATTGGCTTTTCTAGGGAAATCAATCAAGATAGAGACAAAATGAATGGTCGGTTATGTGGCTCAACAACTTATCCTACTTTCTAACAGGTTTCTAACGCGTGGTACTTGGCATTTGGCATGCTTAATAAAAGTCTGTGTTCAGACCTGGAGACTTGGAATCTTCTTCTGTAGTTTAGCTTTAGGAAGAAAATACTAATTTTTGAAGTTCGGTTATGTAGGTGACTGacttttaatattatttgtcaAAGGGGCTAATAAGAACTTTCAAGGATTTCAAAGCTGGAGTCTTTAGACACCTATTTTGAGAAGAGACTAGAAAGCATAACGTGTTTCTGACTCCACCTTCACTAGAATTGGCTTTATACCTCTAATCTTTGAGAATCTGAACTTATAGGGTAGATAGAAAGCAGAAATTTcctatagaaaaataaaaggggaTACATGATGTAACATAGGGATTGAGTATTGGAGGAGGTTGATACTTCCCTGATAATGACATACCTTAACGTTTATTTGCTTCGAGCATAAGAAAATTGACTTGGCTAAAGATTGCTATTTGTGATTGAGTGACATCTGTCTAGGGAGCATGTCAGCAACTctatcaaatatatttttcctcATAGAATTTTGTGCTTTGTTCGGTTTGCAAAAATGTTATAATAGTTTCATGGGGACCCTGACCATTATTTGGTATCATGTTCCTTCCAGACTCTAGTATGGGGCTAGCTTAGTTGTGAAAGTTGAGGGCATCACTACCTTAAAACAAACCCTTTGATGCAaatgagttttgaaaaaaatatacctTCAAAGGGAGGAAAATTCCATTTACATTAACCATTGATAAAACCATAAAACCATTTACATGTACTTTTTAGTCACATGACTTATTTAGTTAttcatatggtttttttttttttttcctaaatataagtataatgcttatatttttaaaacttgaattgttttctttccaaatataagtataatccttatatttttaaaacttgaattttaaggtaatattttgaatatttctcatttttgttACTCTTTTTTAAGGGAGTAATACTAtaaccacaaactattttacaacattttattggttttcatctaggtccaccattaatatcactttttcatttaccaataattattcaCCACAACtgtagtttgtaaatttttttgtaaaatagtttgtatctctagcattattctttttAAGGTTCATATCTCTAATTTATAATgcctattttgtttgtattttttagcccaaaactaaagagtttgaccaaaatagaataaattttcatactttttaaccccaaaattgagagagagaaaaaaaaaattgagccaaaattgaaaaagacaacttacaaaaagaatcaatttaaggcataattagtctaaaatggaccaaagtagatTGAGTGAACCGAATTGGGCCGAAATGGACAGAATGGACCAAAATGAGCCAAATGGTTCATTCGttccacttcagtccatttaTTTCATACGGTCCACACTGGTCCTTTTCATCTGctttggtccattcagtccacATCAGTCGATTCGGTCTTTCTCGGTCCATttagtccattttggtccaaaattctattttaaaaaaaagttttggactcAAATGTccatctttttaatttcttaatttttgggttgaaaagtatggatttttttgggatcaaaatcttaattttgggctaaaaattacaaacaaaatatGCATTAGAAATTAgcttaaaatgataaatatttaaaGGGAAAATTTCACTTTGTCTACTTGTGGTTTGCCCGAAAAATACTTTACCTACTTGTGGTTTAAAAAtagacactttacccacctaagGTAAACTCTATCTGTCTCCAGTTATCCACCTTTGTTAAAAACATggataaatttgtatttttgctaCTGTATGGCACAAGGGTCCCTAGGCCCACTTAAGCCTTGAATTTCAACCCAACGGTATGGCCCATAACCCCAATCCCTTTGTCCGAGGCCGGGTACTAGGCCTACTAGGGCCGTAGGCCCAAGCCTCATGCCAACCTAAAGCCCATTGGGTGAATAATCTTAATTTGTACACATCATGTTTCATTACCTGGGCCTTGCCCAATCAACTATATCCCGGACAAGAAAGCGACTGCTCAGGGGTACCACTTCTCGGCTGCCCAACAATGCCTTAGGGAGTATCGCTGCCAAGCAACTCTTCTGAGGTGGGAAGCAGTTCCAATGCCACTCCTCCCACtcccacctaaacacccactttgAAACAATGGAATTGGACCCCTATGCCCACTAATATCCTAGAGTAATcataaccccccccccccaactaaTCTTGGGCTATAAATAAGAAATGAGAATGAGGAATAAGAGGTTGTTGAAGAGTTACCAGAGGAAACAAGAGGCAGAGAGTGAGAGCACCGGAgagcaaaaagagagaaaggagaggAATTCATAGGTAAGGTCACATTATTAGGTCTCTACGTTTGAAACTACCCAGGATAGGAAATCCAAAGCCCACATCACAAATAAATTGTAAGCCCAAGAGATTATCGACCCAACAACCTCATTTTTGGCGCGCACAACTACCCTTTTATGTTTCTTtcctctcaaaacataaaaaacttaaaaaatcaagagaaaagaagatctaaaagctaggttttgtaaaaattaaaatctatcaTATTTTGTTTGTAATCCAAAAAccttagtttttattattaaatcataGTTACACTATATATTAACATATAACACTACAAATTCCAATTGCAACATAAAAATCTTGATAAAGGTATGGCTTTGTTaacttctcattcttttttagGTTATTTAATCTTTTACATTTCGCattctaacaattttttttcccattttgaagttattttctatttcctttgataaataaaatagtttattttaacTTTGTTGTTGATGTTCTT
It encodes the following:
- the LOC126689469 gene encoding non-specific lipid transfer protein GPI-anchored 5-like: MAFTKMQMGLVLVLVTMLWAGASAQSSCTNVIISMSPCLNYITGNTSTPSSGCCSQLASVVRSQPQCLCQVLNGGSSSLGININQTQALALPGACNVQTPPLSSCNAASPSNSPAGSPTSSDSGSGSKTVPSTEGSTSAGSSIKLSISQPFFLICAATVASTFTTY